A DNA window from Nitrospira sp. contains the following coding sequences:
- a CDS encoding conserved exported protein of unknown function (Evidence 4 : Unknown function but conserved in other organisms; MaGe:77307935), whose translation MTPPSTTFRLALLCATLSGLLLHGFPAASAAQTLPEAQADQTAAPGLDETGPSIALKGSVWRAKPGIVFLKTPVGLLTLSSKTTLKDMRASQSVSFWIHGSNMVVEIRKRTDDSLVHRYLAGPVVKSSEDTKELVRWTPEGEASFHYGAHDAQLSALHGGDPITVEVDAGGTVIGLHDLQFDLQIGQVPPSGSDAHVLLSGTVSKLKSNFIFFRTPVGVINVNAKIGIKNAKVGQTMTLHVHHHSVVADLTPANGTAPIRRFITGPLEFSSPDHAEVKLWTPAGEQTFPADRGKSMLAGTKEGHTITVELTGDGTVVDFHHLNDQPSRPAP comes from the coding sequence ATGACGCCACCATCGACAACCTTCCGCCTCGCACTCCTCTGCGCTACGCTGAGCGGACTCTTGCTGCACGGGTTCCCCGCAGCGAGTGCCGCGCAAACGCTTCCCGAAGCCCAAGCGGATCAGACCGCCGCGCCCGGTCTCGACGAGACCGGCCCATCCATCGCCCTCAAGGGATCGGTCTGGAGAGCGAAGCCCGGCATCGTCTTTCTCAAGACCCCCGTGGGATTGCTCACGCTCAGCTCGAAAACCACGCTCAAGGATATGCGCGCCTCGCAGAGCGTCTCGTTTTGGATTCACGGGTCCAATATGGTCGTGGAGATCCGCAAGCGAACCGACGATTCTCTCGTTCATCGCTACCTGGCCGGCCCTGTTGTGAAAAGCTCGGAAGACACGAAAGAACTGGTCCGCTGGACTCCTGAGGGCGAGGCATCGTTTCATTACGGGGCACATGACGCCCAGCTTTCCGCGCTCCATGGCGGCGACCCCATCACCGTGGAAGTCGACGCTGGCGGCACCGTGATCGGCCTGCATGACCTTCAGTTCGACTTGCAGATCGGACAAGTGCCCCCCAGCGGATCGGACGCGCATGTGCTCTTGAGCGGCACGGTGTCCAAGCTCAAATCGAATTTCATTTTTTTCAGAACTCCTGTCGGCGTTATTAACGTCAACGCCAAGATCGGCATCAAAAACGCCAAGGTCGGCCAGACCATGACGCTCCACGTTCACCACCACTCGGTCGTGGCCGACTTGACCCCGGCCAATGGAACGGCGCCGATACGCCGATTCATCACCGGCCCGCTCGAATTCTCGTCTCCAGACCACGCCGAGGTGAAACTTTGGACCCCTGCCGGCGAACAAACCTTCCCGGCCGATCGCGGGAAATCCATGCTGGCCGGAACCAAAGAGGGCCATACCATCACGGTGGAGCTCACTGGCGACGGGACCGTCGTCGACTTTCATCACTTGAACGACCAGCCTAGCCGTCCGGCTCCTTGA
- a CDS encoding GTPase Der (MaGe:77307936) — MKKMRDSPAKAKSLPFSSDAPMPLVAIIGRPNVGKSTLFNKILGVKTAIVDDVPGVTRDRNYADATYRDRKFRLVDTGGLDLSASDGMLTLIRRQSELAIAEADILMFILDGRAGLTPPDHEVVKLLRGVTKPIFYVINKIDTPKAEPLVADFYQLGKADLHAVSAEHGIGVSELLDDLYPLLPPADEAAEPAHLPRIALVGRPNVGKSTLTNAVLGEERVVVSDVPGTTRDPIDSLVVHDGHHYIFTDTAGIRRRGRIEPGLEGYSVMRSLRAIGRSDVAVLLLDAVEGVTEQDTKIAGAVLKQGRACMLLVNKWDLRANDAEAREEYERELHRRFPFLTWAPVLFGAAAQPDSLNQLFPTIKSVYASFNKRVPTGALNQWLQKILETHPLPVRKGKPSKTSKAAFMTQVATKPPAFALFCGHPQDVGPAYTGFLERQLREAYGFSGTPLRLLIRKK, encoded by the coding sequence ATGAAAAAGATGCGCGATTCCCCAGCCAAGGCCAAAAGCCTCCCCTTTAGCTCCGACGCTCCGATGCCGCTCGTCGCCATCATCGGCCGGCCGAACGTGGGGAAATCCACGCTCTTCAACAAAATCCTGGGAGTGAAAACCGCTATCGTAGACGACGTGCCCGGTGTTACCCGCGACCGCAACTATGCGGATGCCACCTATCGCGACCGTAAATTCCGGCTGGTCGATACCGGCGGGCTCGATCTCTCCGCATCGGACGGCATGCTGACTTTGATTCGTCGGCAATCCGAGCTGGCCATCGCCGAAGCCGATATTCTCATGTTCATCCTGGACGGCCGGGCCGGTTTGACACCGCCGGATCACGAGGTCGTGAAGCTCCTGCGCGGCGTGACCAAGCCCATCTTCTATGTCATCAATAAAATCGATACGCCCAAAGCCGAGCCGCTCGTCGCGGACTTTTATCAGCTGGGAAAGGCCGATCTCCATGCCGTCTCCGCCGAACATGGCATCGGGGTGTCCGAATTGCTGGACGACCTCTACCCGCTGCTGCCCCCCGCCGATGAGGCCGCTGAGCCGGCGCACCTGCCGCGGATCGCGCTTGTCGGCCGTCCGAATGTGGGCAAATCGACGCTGACCAATGCGGTCCTGGGCGAGGAACGCGTGGTCGTCAGCGATGTGCCAGGAACCACGCGCGATCCGATCGATTCGCTCGTCGTGCATGACGGGCACCACTATATTTTCACGGATACGGCCGGCATCAGGCGCCGGGGCCGCATTGAACCAGGGCTTGAAGGCTACAGCGTCATGCGCTCACTGCGCGCCATCGGCCGCTCCGATGTCGCCGTCCTGCTGCTCGACGCAGTGGAAGGCGTGACGGAACAGGACACGAAAATTGCCGGGGCGGTACTCAAACAGGGACGCGCCTGCATGCTGCTCGTGAATAAATGGGATCTCCGCGCCAACGACGCCGAAGCCCGAGAAGAATATGAACGGGAGCTGCATCGGCGCTTTCCCTTCCTCACCTGGGCGCCGGTCTTATTCGGAGCCGCAGCTCAGCCGGACTCGCTCAATCAGCTGTTCCCGACCATCAAGAGCGTCTATGCGTCATTCAACAAGCGCGTCCCGACCGGAGCGCTCAACCAATGGCTGCAAAAAATCCTGGAAACGCATCCGCTCCCCGTCCGAAAAGGCAAACCCTCCAAAACGTCGAAAGCGGCCTTCATGACTCAAGTGGCCACGAAGCCGCCCGCCTTCGCTTTATTTTGCGGACACCCGCAAGATGTCGGGCCCGCGTATACCGGATTCCTCGAGCGGCAGCTCCGGGAGGCCTACGGATTTTCCGGCACGCCGTTGCGCCTGCTCATCCGCAAGAAATAA
- a CDS encoding Haloacid dehalogenase (MaGe:77307937) yields MKPLSVNWAGIDDVLLDMDGTLLDRHFDNFFFEEELPRRYAAIHGIPFEESRARLMAMYRSVKGELAWTDLRYWTERVGIDVVAMHRELDHMIGFLPGAEPFLTELRRRGKRITILTNADTSGVEVKTAKTGLDGYVDRIVDAREVGYLKMRQEYWPICQRLVGFDPARALFVDDDEGCLQAAQRFGLAQIVHSAKSSSQLPAEASSAFASIERMTALLNGAPFSAER; encoded by the coding sequence ATGAAACCATTGAGCGTTAACTGGGCCGGGATCGACGACGTCTTGCTCGACATGGACGGCACGCTGCTCGACCGGCATTTCGACAACTTCTTTTTCGAAGAAGAGCTGCCGCGCCGCTATGCGGCCATCCACGGGATTCCATTCGAAGAGTCCCGCGCGCGCTTAATGGCCATGTACCGGTCGGTGAAAGGGGAACTGGCCTGGACCGATCTCCGCTATTGGACCGAACGGGTGGGCATCGATGTGGTCGCCATGCATCGGGAACTGGACCATATGATCGGCTTCCTGCCTGGCGCGGAGCCCTTTCTTACGGAGCTTCGCCGGCGCGGGAAGCGGATTACGATTCTCACCAACGCGGACACCTCAGGGGTTGAGGTTAAAACGGCCAAGACCGGCCTGGACGGTTATGTGGACCGGATCGTCGATGCTCGTGAAGTGGGCTATCTGAAGATGCGTCAGGAATACTGGCCCATCTGTCAGCGACTCGTTGGGTTCGATCCGGCGCGCGCGCTCTTTGTGGACGATGATGAAGGGTGTCTTCAGGCTGCGCAGCGATTCGGCCTGGCTCAGATCGTCCACAGCGCCAAGTCCAGCTCGCAATTGCCGGCCGAAGCGTCGAGCGCGTTCGCCTCGATTGAGCGCATGACGGCGCTGCTCAACGGCGCTCCGTTTTCGGCGGAACGCTGA
- a CDS encoding Class I SAM-dependent methyltransferase (MaGe:77307938) — MGLYSTYIFPRLMDRIMSGAGFQRLRSEVLQAAQGEVLEIGLGTGLNLSHYPDGVSRLRAVDPAPLLPDRVTERATTVSFPVELSRTSAERLPYEDRSFDCVVSTWTLCTILDAGQALREVRRVLKPNGQLLFLEHGRSDDARIAAWQDRLNPIQNVIGCGCNLNRRIDQFISEAGLCILKLDRFAMEGVPRIGGELYRGIATPNQTDVSVPPKTERR; from the coding sequence ATGGGACTCTATTCCACCTACATATTTCCACGCTTGATGGACCGGATCATGAGCGGAGCCGGTTTTCAGCGCCTTCGGAGCGAGGTGCTGCAAGCGGCACAAGGCGAGGTGCTGGAAATCGGGCTGGGAACGGGATTGAACCTTTCCCATTACCCCGACGGGGTCTCGCGGCTGCGGGCGGTCGATCCCGCCCCCCTGCTCCCCGATCGCGTGACGGAACGAGCCACGACCGTCTCTTTCCCCGTTGAGCTTTCCCGCACCAGCGCCGAACGGCTCCCCTACGAAGATCGATCCTTCGATTGCGTCGTGAGCACCTGGACCCTCTGCACCATTCTTGACGCAGGACAAGCTTTACGAGAAGTCCGTCGAGTCCTCAAACCCAACGGACAGCTCCTCTTTCTGGAGCATGGCCGAAGCGACGATGCCCGGATCGCCGCCTGGCAGGACCGGCTGAACCCGATTCAGAACGTAATTGGCTGCGGATGCAACTTGAACCGGCGTATCGATCAATTTATTAGCGAAGCAGGGCTGTGCATATTGAAACTCGATCGCTTCGCGATGGAAGGAGTGCCGCGTATCGGGGGAGAGCTCTACCGTGGCATCGCCACGCCAAACCAGACTGACGTCAGCGTTCCGCCGAAAACGGAGCGCCGTTGA
- a CDS encoding OMPb-brl domain-containing protein (MaGe:77307939), with the protein MERHRVQWASIKIGRWLGGMLLLAVIPFNTAYAETYVAGQIGYTLAQDTSRTRPNDPTYSGLPVGTTMSNIDLNNALMYGLKLGHYFETLPWLGVELEGFVTNPHRPQQRLTLGVPGTGTVVQDEGGATNRLVIVSPLLMVRYQAGAFEPYAGIGPGVFFLHQQQLTSSASGQAYSQSNTGVGLNTQVGLRYRITDHVSLFGEWKFNYARLDLSGQANVNHFGVNAIATLHHFVFGVGYHF; encoded by the coding sequence ATGGAACGTCACAGGGTGCAATGGGCTTCGATTAAGATCGGGCGGTGGCTGGGGGGGATGCTACTGCTGGCCGTAATTCCCTTCAATACGGCCTACGCGGAAACCTATGTGGCTGGGCAGATCGGCTACACTCTCGCACAGGATACGTCACGGACGCGACCGAATGATCCTACCTATTCCGGCCTGCCGGTTGGGACGACCATGTCGAACATCGATCTTAATAATGCGCTGATGTATGGGCTCAAACTCGGCCATTACTTTGAAACGCTGCCCTGGTTGGGCGTCGAGCTGGAAGGCTTTGTCACGAATCCGCATCGTCCGCAACAGCGGCTGACTCTGGGGGTTCCGGGAACGGGGACTGTGGTGCAGGACGAAGGAGGCGCAACCAACCGCCTGGTCATTGTCTCACCGCTCCTGATGGTACGGTATCAGGCCGGCGCATTTGAGCCCTATGCCGGCATTGGGCCCGGCGTGTTTTTCTTGCATCAGCAGCAACTCACGTCTTCTGCTTCTGGGCAAGCCTACTCCCAATCGAATACGGGAGTCGGTTTGAATACGCAAGTCGGCCTGCGTTATCGGATAACCGATCATGTGTCGTTGTTTGGCGAATGGAAGTTTAATTATGCGCGGCTCGATTTGTCCGGGCAGGCGAATGTCAATCATTTTGGCGTCAACGCCATCGCGACGCTCCATCACTTTGTCTTCGGTGTCGGCTACCACTTTTAG
- a CDS encoding hypothetical protein (Evidence 4 : Unknown function but conserved in other organisms; MaGe:77307941), producing MTQFRTITRWGAPLASAACLLLLAGCGYQFRVEGAGPTIGGTHAASSDQPIPRLVIRTLENKSFEPNLETRYTNYLRKEFSSGSGAQVVPDSEAADLVLTGQILSVSVPTLSFSLTPTPGNQTGSATTLESRADVTVVVKVEESRTKKLVWSQIAKGSSEFYITPDLQFNRALQNRALEQAGRFVAEDLASRFLLHIETGGLAKPAAEASPAVPSAK from the coding sequence ATGACGCAATTCCGTACCATAACGCGATGGGGGGCGCCGCTGGCATCGGCGGCCTGTCTGCTGCTGCTGGCCGGGTGCGGCTACCAGTTTCGAGTGGAGGGAGCTGGGCCGACCATCGGTGGAACGCATGCCGCTTCGTCAGATCAGCCAATCCCGCGGCTGGTCATCCGCACGCTGGAGAATAAAAGCTTCGAGCCGAATCTGGAGACCCGGTACACGAATTATTTACGGAAAGAATTTTCGTCCGGCAGCGGCGCGCAAGTGGTTCCAGACAGTGAGGCGGCGGATCTGGTGCTGACCGGGCAGATCCTGTCGGTCAGCGTGCCGACGTTGAGTTTTTCGCTGACGCCGACGCCGGGCAATCAGACAGGATCGGCCACGACGCTGGAAAGCCGGGCCGACGTGACGGTCGTTGTGAAGGTCGAAGAGTCGCGCACGAAAAAGCTGGTCTGGTCGCAGATCGCCAAAGGTTCTTCCGAGTTCTATATCACCCCCGATCTCCAGTTTAACCGGGCGCTCCAGAACCGCGCACTGGAACAGGCCGGCCGGTTTGTGGCGGAAGATTTGGCGTCACGGTTTCTGTTGCATATCGAAACCGGCGGGTTGGCGAAGCCCGCGGCGGAGGCATCCCCCGCAGTGCCGTCCGCCAAGTAG
- a CDS encoding DNA polymerase III delta subunit (MaGe:77307942), translated as MGTALSPMQLHAALKQQPPAPVYLVTGEEDLLRDEAVATLKAALLGEGGDFNFDVFYGDEAAGADILTCALEVPVFAERRVVLVKGAEKISAREADALLPYLAAPVQTTTLIFVSVKLDGRLKFSQALARAAVTIDCSPLRDNQLGPWVSRDAQRLGVKLDEKAVGVLKETSGGSLYAVRRELEKLASYITSDRPATETDVYQLRGVEPGASVFDLTLAIAEAQRGRVLSILARNLEAGEAPLRILGSLAWQYRRIWKMKELLREGGREGEAARTLRMDPMQVKAFLGRLSDGHVRDALRLFLEADGQLKGGSSGQPKMIMERVLLQLCQSVQRPQPDAPRRPPAKAVRGASRVVSNVRTITSGKRTGR; from the coding sequence ATGGGAACCGCGCTGAGCCCAATGCAACTCCATGCCGCCTTGAAGCAGCAGCCTCCTGCGCCGGTGTATCTGGTGACGGGAGAAGAGGATCTTCTGCGCGATGAAGCCGTCGCCACTCTCAAGGCTGCGCTGCTCGGCGAGGGTGGAGATTTTAATTTCGATGTCTTTTACGGCGATGAGGCGGCCGGGGCCGACATCCTGACCTGTGCGTTGGAAGTGCCGGTGTTTGCCGAACGTCGGGTCGTCTTGGTGAAAGGCGCCGAGAAAATCTCCGCCCGTGAAGCGGACGCGCTCTTGCCGTATCTCGCTGCTCCAGTGCAGACGACCACTCTGATTTTCGTCAGCGTCAAACTGGATGGACGGTTGAAGTTTTCTCAGGCGCTTGCGCGCGCCGCGGTGACCATCGACTGTTCGCCGTTGCGCGATAATCAATTAGGGCCCTGGGTGAGCCGGGATGCGCAACGGCTTGGCGTGAAACTGGACGAGAAGGCGGTGGGCGTGCTCAAGGAAACGTCCGGCGGCTCCTTGTATGCTGTCCGGCGTGAACTCGAAAAACTCGCGTCCTATATCACCTCCGATCGTCCGGCTACGGAAACCGATGTCTATCAGCTGCGAGGGGTTGAGCCGGGCGCCTCGGTATTCGATCTCACGCTAGCCATCGCCGAGGCTCAGCGCGGGCGGGTGCTGTCGATTCTAGCTAGGAATCTGGAGGCCGGCGAGGCGCCGCTGCGCATCCTCGGCTCCCTGGCCTGGCAGTATCGGCGGATCTGGAAAATGAAGGAACTGCTTCGCGAGGGGGGCCGCGAGGGCGAGGCTGCGCGGACTTTGCGCATGGACCCAATGCAGGTGAAGGCGTTCCTAGGCCGTCTGTCGGATGGACATGTGCGGGACGCGCTGCGATTATTTTTGGAAGCCGACGGGCAGCTCAAAGGAGGCAGCAGCGGCCAGCCCAAAATGATCATGGAGCGGGTGCTGCTGCAGCTGTGCCAGTCTGTGCAGCGGCCGCAGCCCGACGCACCCCGGCGACCGCCAGCCAAAGCCGTGCGGGGTGCGTCGCGAGTCGTCTCGAACGTGAGAACGATTACGAGCGGGAAGCGGACAGGTCGTTGA
- a CDS encoding 30S ribosomal protein S20 (MaGe:77307943) — translation MPVIHKSTLRSARQAERRRDRNKATLSAVKTLVKKVQSAVADKKADDAKTALRAAASALSKAVTKGALKPNTASRRISRLTQHVNDLSASRS, via the coding sequence ATGCCTGTAATCCACAAGTCCACTCTGCGCAGCGCCCGTCAGGCCGAACGCCGCCGTGATCGGAACAAAGCCACGTTGAGCGCAGTTAAGACCCTGGTCAAGAAGGTGCAATCGGCCGTGGCCGACAAGAAGGCGGATGACGCCAAAACCGCGTTGCGCGCAGCCGCTTCGGCCCTCAGCAAAGCCGTAACCAAGGGAGCTTTGAAGCCCAACACCGCATCCCGCCGCATCTCTCGCTTGACCCAGCACGTCAACGACCTGTCCGCTTCCCGCTCGTAA
- a CDS encoding Orotidine 5'-phosphate decarboxylase (MaGe:77307944) translates to MAKIIARDRLIFALDVPSVAEAERLLDRLQGQISFVKIGLELYTAAGPDMIQRVLDRKMRVFLDLKFLDIEETVRRATAKVAAMGVDFLTVHANRKALAAAVQGREGSDLKLLAVTVLTNFDSHDLRDMGIQRTVQDLVTARALLASEVGCDGVVASGEEPAAIRQKVGPRFLIVTPGVRPAGKGVDDHARATTPTQTIAAGADYLVIGRPIRDAVDPAATVTEIVNEMQVAFDARP, encoded by the coding sequence ATGGCAAAAATCATTGCGCGCGACCGGTTGATATTCGCTCTCGACGTTCCGTCGGTCGCCGAGGCCGAGCGGTTGTTGGACCGGCTCCAGGGACAGATCTCCTTCGTCAAGATCGGACTCGAACTCTATACCGCCGCTGGGCCGGACATGATTCAGCGCGTGCTCGATCGAAAGATGCGGGTGTTTCTCGACCTGAAGTTTCTCGATATTGAAGAGACGGTTCGCCGGGCGACGGCCAAGGTCGCGGCCATGGGTGTCGATTTCCTCACGGTGCATGCCAATCGCAAGGCCTTGGCAGCGGCGGTGCAGGGGCGGGAAGGGTCGGATTTGAAATTGCTGGCGGTTACCGTGCTGACAAATTTCGACAGTCACGATCTCCGCGATATGGGGATACAGCGAACCGTGCAGGATCTTGTCACCGCCCGCGCGCTGTTGGCCTCCGAAGTCGGCTGCGACGGAGTGGTGGCATCCGGAGAGGAACCGGCGGCGATCCGGCAGAAGGTCGGTCCGCGGTTTCTCATCGTCACGCCCGGCGTGCGCCCGGCGGGAAAGGGCGTAGATGACCATGCCCGGGCGACGACGCCGACTCAGACGATTGCCGCTGGAGCCGATTATCTCGTGATCGGCCGGCCGATTCGGGACGCTGTCGACCCTGCCGCCACGGTGACGGAAATTGTGAATGAGATGCAAGTCGCATTCGATGCCCGTCCGTAG
- a CDS encoding hypothetical protein (Evidence 4 : Unknown function but conserved in other organisms; MaGe:77307945) produces MGKEVAYKGYTIRSALRQLPDSGQWELSVFISWQIDGDDDEESRHFYTTGRYATEEEAAIQCIAYGQRIIDGKVPGSSVG; encoded by the coding sequence ATGGGCAAAGAAGTCGCATACAAAGGGTACACGATTCGATCCGCGCTCCGTCAGCTTCCAGACAGCGGGCAGTGGGAACTGAGTGTCTTCATTTCGTGGCAGATCGATGGCGATGACGACGAAGAAAGCCGGCACTTCTACACGACCGGCCGGTATGCGACGGAAGAGGAAGCCGCGATCCAGTGCATCGCCTATGGACAACGTATCATTGACGGCAAGGTGCCCGGCTCGTCGGTGGGGTGA
- a CDS encoding hypothetical protein (Evidence 4 : Unknown function but conserved in other organisms; MaGe:77307946), with protein MDWFWLVGFLLLFLAGGGAYYLWQVVAAQTQDDFRAQQPMLRVTNLSAMHAGAMLTLMPQLENVGRGVAYDCVLHLGGWEGSFAVKKMYPPGPRSQKHTASLVLGPETPLRVKQQSNGYLRVSYRDQWGLKYDCWYPVTQSPGSQPPLYNIHIDLEHPDVNEPAPSFWEMRRLLRKRGVQD; from the coding sequence ATGGATTGGTTCTGGTTGGTTGGGTTCCTCCTGCTGTTTCTTGCAGGCGGCGGTGCGTATTATTTGTGGCAGGTCGTTGCGGCGCAAACGCAGGATGATTTTCGCGCACAGCAACCCATGCTTCGTGTCACCAACCTGTCCGCGATGCATGCCGGGGCGATGCTCACGCTCATGCCGCAACTTGAGAATGTGGGGCGCGGGGTGGCTTACGATTGCGTCCTTCATCTCGGCGGATGGGAAGGCAGTTTTGCCGTGAAGAAAATGTATCCGCCTGGTCCGCGCTCTCAGAAGCACACGGCCTCGCTCGTCTTGGGGCCGGAGACCCCGCTTCGGGTGAAGCAGCAGAGCAACGGGTATCTTCGCGTGAGCTATCGGGACCAGTGGGGGCTCAAGTACGATTGCTGGTACCCGGTCACACAATCACCTGGCAGTCAGCCGCCGCTCTATAACATTCACATCGATTTGGAACATCCCGACGTCAACGAGCCGGCTCCCTCGTTCTGGGAAATGCGCAGGCTGCTTCGAAAGCGCGGAGTGCAGGATTAA
- a CDS encoding hypothetical protein (Evidence 5 : Unknown function; MaGe:77307947), with translation MTAGMSGASFDPQISVSVVTYNNEHCLPGFLDSLRQQTDVRWELVFFDNASQDGTAALLQQAAMGTLIVNDENIGFGRAHNRSAAQCQGAYLLILNPDLEFGPGLFAELLRYLENHPEQALAGPRILEGAARQPFPPRHFYPGEGMIALEPGLRGRSIAWLNGCCLMIRREVFEQLGGFDADYFLYQDETDLCFRARQAGYQIGYTETASVQHLHRQSQRELSEYEYARRLFKGSAVFWGKHYPQRDVLRMVRFQYWISRALLGLNRLRKYWPNLPAILSDARLRGRNEICREWLEKHGHRRIGLSGVPGKIALRQCRLAVAWILLGRFPLDDY, from the coding sequence ATGACCGCCGGAATGTCCGGGGCATCATTCGATCCACAGATCTCGGTGAGCGTCGTTACCTACAACAACGAGCATTGCCTGCCTGGTTTTCTGGACTCTCTGCGGCAGCAGACGGACGTGAGATGGGAGCTGGTCTTCTTCGACAATGCCAGCCAGGACGGAACAGCCGCACTCCTGCAACAAGCGGCGATGGGAACGTTAATTGTCAACGATGAGAACATCGGCTTCGGCCGCGCGCACAACCGCAGCGCCGCCCAATGCCAAGGGGCTTATCTTCTCATCCTAAATCCCGATCTGGAATTCGGTCCTGGCCTGTTCGCGGAACTGCTGCGGTATCTTGAGAACCATCCCGAGCAAGCTCTTGCAGGGCCCCGAATTCTCGAAGGGGCAGCCAGGCAGCCATTTCCGCCGCGTCACTTTTATCCCGGCGAAGGAATGATCGCCCTGGAACCAGGGCTGCGCGGGCGCAGCATCGCGTGGCTGAACGGCTGCTGCCTCATGATCCGCCGAGAGGTGTTCGAGCAACTCGGCGGATTCGATGCCGATTACTTTCTCTACCAAGACGAGACGGATCTTTGTTTCCGGGCTCGCCAAGCCGGTTACCAAATCGGCTACACGGAGACGGCCTCTGTCCAGCATCTCCATCGACAAAGTCAGCGTGAGCTGTCCGAGTATGAGTACGCCCGGCGCCTGTTCAAAGGCAGCGCCGTGTTTTGGGGAAAGCACTATCCGCAACGCGATGTACTGCGCATGGTGCGATTTCAGTACTGGATCAGCCGAGCGCTGCTCGGGCTCAATCGGCTTCGAAAATACTGGCCAAACTTACCGGCTATTTTAAGCGACGCGCGGCTCCGGGGACGGAACGAGATCTGCCGGGAATGGCTCGAAAAGCACGGGCACCGCCGAATCGGTCTCAGCGGCGTACCAGGGAAAATTGCCTTGCGACAATGCCGTCTCGCCGTTGCGTGGATCTTGCTGGGAAGATTTCCCTTGGACGACTATTGA
- a CDS encoding hypothetical protein (Evidence 5 : Unknown function; MaGe:77307948), with the protein MKNTQRRSILFLIDVEPDDRKTHAGAGGWEGSRIGLEHLQLFRRQLEDQTRVRVEFNWFLRADPQIEKTWGTAHWVAEACPQLLKTIEDHGDSCGIHPHLWRWNARRREWFNDLDDPAWTKECLHASIEAFQKIFHRPPDACRFGDRWLNQHAVDLMQTSGIRYDLTIEPGFPEEKIFDDSHATGRLPDYRNVPREPYQPLPGNFMVPAPGKANQHSLWMLPLTTTPPTWRPMRTPPYVRKASRSPNLSLRSTYVWPHLRAQLNIATDVPLTMVVRSGDLAAGHFLNNFLQTARHFVKHPALPACEFTNPATAIAKWRALR; encoded by the coding sequence TTGAAAAACACTCAGCGGCGGTCCATTCTGTTCTTGATTGACGTCGAACCGGATGACCGTAAAACACATGCCGGTGCGGGAGGGTGGGAGGGATCCCGGATCGGTCTGGAACACCTCCAACTTTTCAGGAGACAACTCGAAGACCAAACAAGAGTCCGGGTTGAGTTCAACTGGTTCTTGCGCGCCGACCCGCAGATCGAGAAAACGTGGGGGACGGCGCACTGGGTGGCGGAAGCCTGCCCGCAGCTCTTGAAAACAATAGAAGACCACGGCGACTCTTGCGGCATTCACCCGCACCTTTGGCGCTGGAATGCGCGGCGGAGGGAATGGTTTAACGACCTGGATGACCCCGCGTGGACGAAAGAATGTTTGCACGCTTCAATCGAGGCGTTCCAGAAAATTTTTCACCGGCCACCCGACGCCTGCAGATTCGGCGATCGCTGGTTGAATCAGCATGCCGTCGATCTCATGCAGACGTCCGGTATCCGCTACGATCTGACGATCGAGCCAGGATTTCCCGAGGAAAAGATCTTCGATGACTCCCATGCCACCGGCCGGTTGCCGGACTACCGAAACGTGCCGCGGGAACCCTACCAACCCCTCCCCGGCAACTTCATGGTCCCGGCCCCTGGCAAGGCGAACCAGCACTCACTATGGATGCTCCCGCTTACCACCACGCCACCAACGTGGCGACCGATGCGCACGCCGCCATATGTGCGGAAGGCAAGCCGCTCTCCCAATCTGTCGCTCCGCTCCACCTACGTCTGGCCCCACCTGCGCGCACAGCTGAACATCGCGACAGACGTTCCACTGACGATGGTAGTCCGTAGCGGCGATCTAGCGGCAGGCCATTTCCTCAACAACTTTCTCCAGACGGCCCGCCACTTCGTGAAACATCCTGCGCTGCCAGCCTGCGAATTCACAAACCCAGCCACAGCCATTGCAAAATGGCGTGCCTTGCGATGA